The Microbacterium sp. SORGH_AS_0862 genome has a segment encoding these proteins:
- a CDS encoding LacI family DNA-binding transcriptional regulator, producing the protein MSERPRTRRTTVYDVAQEAGVSIASVSFAFRRPEQLSEATRERVLEAARRLGYAPSASARGLARGRTGILGLHAFDLMLERAHEPAARARALRDLHSPDLEGPRIIPWAETDDELLADPRAFPLYVDEVQRGFALECWVMGRPVMLSSGSDSDVSVADTAGRVDGLAIFPSEGSAAVLSRFSSSIPIVLFSAAPAADGHHRVRVDNTQGMREVMTHLLTVHGVRSFAFVGRLDSWDGEERFAQYRESLLQAGIASEDEPVDATVRGPDRMAEQLHTLAEAGRMPRALVCSTDQNALAAMDVVRELGFRVPEDVIVTGFDGILAGRLSTPALTTVRQPMEAMGRAAARILAGTAGPLPEDGSPFDAVFAPALVVRASCGCG; encoded by the coding sequence GTGAGTGAACGCCCGCGGACGCGCCGCACGACCGTCTACGACGTGGCCCAGGAGGCGGGTGTGTCCATCGCCTCCGTCTCGTTCGCCTTCCGCCGCCCCGAGCAGCTCAGCGAGGCGACGCGCGAGCGCGTGCTGGAGGCCGCGAGGCGGCTCGGCTACGCGCCGAGCGCTTCGGCGCGAGGGCTCGCGCGCGGGCGCACCGGCATCCTGGGCCTGCACGCGTTCGACCTGATGCTCGAGCGGGCCCACGAGCCGGCGGCGCGGGCGCGGGCGCTGCGCGATCTGCACAGCCCCGATCTCGAGGGCCCGCGGATCATTCCCTGGGCGGAGACCGACGACGAGCTGCTGGCCGATCCGAGGGCGTTCCCGCTGTACGTCGACGAGGTCCAGCGCGGATTCGCGCTGGAGTGCTGGGTGATGGGCAGGCCCGTCATGCTCAGCAGCGGCTCCGACAGCGATGTGTCGGTGGCGGACACGGCGGGGCGTGTGGACGGGCTTGCGATCTTCCCGTCGGAGGGATCGGCGGCTGTGCTGTCGCGGTTCTCCTCGTCCATACCGATCGTGCTCTTCTCCGCAGCGCCCGCTGCCGACGGGCATCATCGCGTGCGCGTCGACAACACGCAGGGGATGCGCGAGGTGATGACGCACCTGCTCACGGTGCACGGCGTGCGCTCGTTCGCGTTCGTCGGACGATTGGACTCCTGGGACGGTGAGGAACGCTTCGCCCAGTACCGGGAGAGCCTCCTCCAGGCGGGGATCGCCTCGGAGGACGAACCGGTCGACGCGACCGTGCGCGGGCCCGATCGGATGGCCGAGCAGCTGCACACGCTCGCCGAGGCCGGACGGATGCCGCGGGCGCTCGTGTGCTCCACGGACCAGAACGCGCTGGCGGCCATGGACGTGGTGCGCGAGCTGGGCTTCCGCGTTCCCGAGGACGTCATCGTCACCGGGTTCGACGGGATCCTCGCCGGGCGGCTGAGCACGCCGGCGCTCACCACCGTGCGTCAGCCGATGGAGGCGATGGGGCGCGCAGCCGCCCGCATCCTCGCGGGAACGGCCGGCCCGCTGCCCGAGGACGGTTCGCCCTTCGACGCGGTGTTCGCACCGGCGCTCGTCGTGCGCGCCAGCTGCGGCTGCGGCTGA
- a CDS encoding MurR/RpiR family transcriptional regulator, whose amino-acid sequence MSADAATTVRIAALRNVLQPTERRVADLIVSEPEVVVELTAQQLADRAGVARSSVVRACQRLGYRGYPQLRVALAAELGAQPDAATDHGVGVLGRMRTAMDRAAQALVGSAGLLTEDAVAAAVSRVARARRVLVVANGLSSPLASDLAMRLTAVGRPAEIVADPIAQQISARQLTSDDVCLVISGSGANEASVRAARAADAAGAGVLLITSFVASTLAEIADLSLVLAPAGATFRDELEHTSRAVHAVFGEVLVDAVAAELGERSPRIRAQVLEILSENLADPAE is encoded by the coding sequence GTGTCCGCTGACGCTGCCACGACCGTGCGCATCGCCGCGCTGCGCAACGTCCTGCAACCGACCGAGAGAAGAGTCGCCGACCTCATCGTGTCGGAACCGGAGGTCGTCGTGGAGCTGACCGCACAGCAGCTCGCCGACCGGGCGGGCGTCGCGCGCTCCTCCGTCGTGCGGGCGTGTCAGCGCCTCGGCTACCGCGGATACCCCCAGCTGCGGGTCGCGCTCGCCGCGGAGCTCGGTGCGCAGCCGGACGCGGCGACCGATCACGGCGTGGGCGTCCTTGGCCGCATGCGCACCGCGATGGACCGGGCGGCGCAGGCGCTCGTCGGATCGGCCGGACTCCTGACCGAGGATGCGGTCGCCGCCGCGGTGTCGCGCGTCGCCCGCGCGCGTCGGGTGCTGGTCGTCGCCAACGGTCTGTCGTCGCCGCTCGCGAGCGATCTCGCGATGCGGCTGACCGCGGTCGGACGTCCCGCGGAGATCGTCGCGGACCCGATCGCGCAGCAGATCTCCGCACGCCAGCTCACGAGCGACGACGTCTGTCTCGTGATCAGCGGCTCGGGGGCGAACGAGGCGAGTGTGCGGGCCGCGCGCGCGGCCGACGCCGCCGGCGCCGGCGTTCTTCTCATCACCTCGTTCGTCGCCTCGACACTGGCCGAGATCGCCGACCTCTCCCTCGTCCTGGCGCCCGCGGGTGCGACATTCCGCGACGAGCTGGAGCACACCTCTCGCGCCGTGCACGCCGTCTTCGGCGAGGTGCTCGTGGATGCCGTCGCGGCCGAGCTGGGGGAGCGGTCGCCCCGCATCCGCGCTCAGGTGCTCGAGATCCTCTCGGAGAACCTGGCGGACCCCGCCGAGTGA
- the phnC gene encoding phosphonate ABC transporter ATP-binding protein yields the protein MTTTVGREAGAAAPASWPIRLRDVRVRYPNGTMGLRGVSLDIAAGEMVAVVGLSGSGKSTLIRTINGLVPLSAGSLTVGDTELAGARPRTLRRLRGGIGMVFQGFNLAGRTSVLNNVLVGRLTHTPTWRTLLGAYTPADKQLAYEALERVGILAKVYERASALSGGQQQRVAIARALAQQPRIVLADEPVASLDPPTAHGVMGDLRRINRELGITVLVNLHLLDLARQYGTRLIGMRAGELVYDGAAADATDADFAQIYGRSVTAEDRLGS from the coding sequence GTGACGACGACCGTCGGTCGAGAGGCTGGGGCTGCGGCCCCGGCCTCCTGGCCCATCCGCCTGCGCGACGTTCGGGTGCGCTACCCGAACGGCACGATGGGCCTGCGGGGTGTGAGCCTCGATATCGCCGCCGGCGAGATGGTCGCGGTCGTGGGACTCTCCGGCTCCGGCAAGTCCACCCTCATCCGCACGATCAACGGGCTCGTGCCCCTCTCCGCGGGTTCGCTGACGGTCGGCGACACCGAGCTCGCGGGCGCGAGGCCCCGCACGCTCCGGCGTCTGCGCGGCGGCATCGGCATGGTGTTCCAGGGGTTCAACCTCGCCGGGCGCACCAGCGTCCTGAACAACGTGCTGGTCGGGCGACTCACGCACACCCCCACCTGGCGCACGCTCCTCGGCGCCTACACGCCGGCCGACAAGCAGCTCGCCTACGAGGCGCTGGAGCGCGTCGGCATCCTCGCGAAGGTCTACGAGCGCGCCTCGGCGCTCTCGGGCGGCCAGCAGCAGCGCGTCGCGATCGCCCGCGCCCTCGCGCAGCAGCCGCGGATCGTGCTCGCCGACGAGCCCGTCGCGAGCCTCGACCCGCCCACGGCGCACGGGGTGATGGGAGACCTCCGCCGCATCAACCGTGAGCTCGGCATCACGGTGCTCGTGAACCTCCACCTCCTCGATCTCGCCCGTCAGTACGGCACCCGGCTGATCGGGATGCGGGCGGGTGAACTCGTCTACGACGGCGCAGCCGCCGACGCCACGGACGCCGACTTCGCCCAGATCTACGGTCGGTCGGTCACGGCCGAGGATCGGCTGGGCTCGTGA
- a CDS encoding TetR/AcrR family transcriptional regulator, with the protein MSTPDEANGEEAASSPSRGKRGSYAKGQVRRQQIVEEALVVFARSGFDAGSLRAIARGVGMTPAGLLHHFSSKEELFVEVLRQRDERIRAAVGDPAEHRLIEQSADVVAYNQSAPRGLSALYTTVAADAIDPAHPAHGEFVDRYRDSAASAERIIAAGQAAGEIRSDVDPARAGRIISAVMDGLQQQFLLDEEVDMRALFDEFVRGYLRPL; encoded by the coding sequence GTGAGCACACCCGACGAGGCGAACGGGGAGGAGGCCGCCTCCTCCCCGTCGCGCGGCAAGCGTGGCAGCTATGCGAAGGGTCAGGTCCGTCGTCAGCAGATCGTCGAGGAGGCCCTCGTCGTGTTCGCCCGCAGCGGGTTCGACGCGGGTTCCCTGCGGGCGATCGCCCGGGGCGTGGGGATGACTCCCGCGGGGCTGTTGCATCACTTCTCCAGCAAGGAGGAGCTCTTCGTCGAGGTCCTCCGCCAGCGCGACGAGCGCATCCGAGCGGCGGTCGGGGATCCGGCCGAGCACAGGCTCATCGAACAGAGCGCGGATGTGGTCGCCTACAACCAGAGCGCGCCGCGCGGCCTCTCCGCGCTGTACACGACGGTGGCCGCGGACGCGATCGATCCCGCCCACCCCGCGCACGGGGAGTTCGTCGACCGCTATCGCGACTCGGCCGCATCCGCCGAGCGGATCATCGCAGCGGGGCAGGCCGCGGGGGAGATCCGCTCCGATGTCGATCCCGCCAGGGCCGGCCGGATCATCAGCGCCGTGATGGACGGGCTGCAGCAGCAGTTCCTGCTCGACGAAGAGGTCGACATGCGGGCGCTCTTCGACGAGTTCGTCCGCGGCTACCTGCGGCCGCTCTGA
- a CDS encoding glucoamylase family protein, protein MRKTTRFVLAAASAAVLAVTTATPALADAVPTGNGHGHDDSETRTLERYAADTWASLVAMTDPDTGLPSDNIDGALQTAGAYTSPTNIGGYLWSTVTARDIGLIDRREARERMRTTLETLDRLERNDASGMFYNWYDPATGAKLTTWPDSGDPVEPFLSTVDNGWLAASLRIVREADPSLARQANALYRSMDFGAFFDPAGAAGLPAGTNRGGFWDSPPTGCSVEAPMYNGSGETAYYTCHHYDTTVSESRIATYLGIANGQIPPTALYGTHRTMPPGCDWAWQEQLPTGTTRTYDGFDVWEGVYSYDGLSFVPSWGGSMFEALMPDLLIPEAEWGESSWGLNHPITVAVQERHGQDAGYGYWGFSPASDPFGGYAEYGVDLAGMRSDGYTSDREKTDVDIDRPGCSVGTNPDPQFGDGVVTPHASFLALPYDREGALKNLSGIEDDLGAYGPGGFYDAVAVHSGTIAERYLSLDQSMIMAAIGNELTGDSLKDYVVDRGMENRLRPAMQAQVFGSSWGDPDGR, encoded by the coding sequence ATGAGAAAGACGACCCGTTTCGTGCTGGCTGCTGCATCCGCTGCGGTGCTGGCGGTGACGACCGCGACGCCCGCGCTGGCGGATGCGGTGCCCACGGGCAACGGCCATGGCCACGACGACAGCGAGACCCGCACGTTGGAGCGTTATGCCGCCGACACGTGGGCATCGCTGGTCGCGATGACGGATCCGGACACCGGCCTCCCGTCGGACAACATCGACGGCGCGCTGCAGACGGCGGGCGCCTACACCTCGCCGACGAACATCGGCGGCTACCTGTGGTCGACGGTGACCGCCCGCGACATCGGGCTGATCGACCGGCGGGAGGCGCGCGAGAGGATGCGGACGACCCTCGAGACGCTCGACCGGCTGGAGCGCAACGACGCCAGTGGGATGTTCTACAACTGGTACGACCCGGCGACCGGTGCCAAGCTCACGACCTGGCCCGACTCGGGCGATCCCGTCGAGCCGTTCCTGTCGACGGTCGACAACGGCTGGCTGGCCGCATCCCTCCGCATCGTGCGAGAAGCGGATCCGAGCCTGGCCCGTCAGGCGAACGCTCTGTACCGGTCGATGGACTTCGGTGCCTTCTTCGATCCGGCGGGTGCGGCGGGGCTGCCTGCCGGCACGAACCGCGGCGGGTTCTGGGACTCCCCGCCCACGGGCTGCAGTGTCGAAGCGCCCATGTACAACGGCTCGGGCGAGACCGCGTACTACACGTGCCACCACTACGACACGACCGTGAGCGAGAGCCGCATCGCGACCTACCTGGGCATCGCGAACGGGCAGATCCCGCCGACCGCGCTGTACGGCACGCACCGCACGATGCCGCCGGGCTGCGACTGGGCCTGGCAGGAGCAGCTGCCCACCGGTACCACGCGCACCTACGACGGCTTCGATGTCTGGGAGGGGGTCTACTCCTACGACGGGCTGAGCTTCGTCCCCAGCTGGGGAGGCAGCATGTTCGAGGCGCTCATGCCCGATCTGCTGATCCCCGAGGCCGAATGGGGAGAGAGCTCGTGGGGGCTGAACCATCCGATCACGGTCGCTGTTCAGGAGCGGCACGGGCAGGACGCCGGCTACGGCTACTGGGGCTTCTCGCCCGCCAGTGATCCGTTCGGCGGCTATGCCGAATACGGCGTCGACCTCGCGGGGATGCGCTCGGACGGCTACACCTCCGATCGCGAGAAGACGGACGTCGACATCGACCGGCCCGGCTGCTCGGTGGGCACCAACCCCGATCCGCAGTTCGGTGACGGAGTGGTGACTCCGCACGCGAGCTTCCTCGCGCTGCCCTACGACCGTGAGGGCGCCCTCAAGAACCTCTCGGGCATCGAGGACGACCTCGGCGCGTACGGCCCCGGCGGCTTCTACGACGCGGTCGCGGTGCACAGCGGCACGATCGCCGAGCGCTATCTGTCGCTGGATCAGTCGATGATCATGGCCGCCATCGGCAATGAGCTGACCGGCGATAGCCTCAAGGACTACGTCGTGGACCGCGGCATGGAGAACAGGCTGCGCCCCGCGATGCAGGCGCAGGTGTTCGGCTCGAGCTGGGGCGATCCGGACGGTCGATGA
- a CDS encoding sugar ABC transporter substrate-binding protein, whose translation MKHVRLGAAALLAVAALSLAGCGRADDAGTTSQEASTIGNEPATGKITMWAMGAEGEALPDFVKTFEEANPGVEVDVTAIPWDSAYSKFQTAIASGNTPDIAMMGSTWMADFADAFQTVPTDLDTSGSFPGAVESNKVGDRAAGVPWYVDTRVLYYRTDMAEQAGWTSAPTTWDELSQMAADMKSKAGAEYGIRLPAGNDSFQGTLWMPWSNGASLEDGSAWTLDTPEMVEAYEYYQSFFTDGLANPSADRSSGAQEADFVAGRTPMLIDGPFMIGSLEKLGGADFSSKFTTAVLPTKESSTSFSGGSNLVVFDDSDNAHSAWKLAQWLSDPETQARWYDQTGDLPAVQAAWQDDALASQPTLAAFGTQLETAKSVPATTTWVKVAAAGDAVLEKIRLGTMSPADAMKELQSKADAVGLG comes from the coding sequence ATGAAACATGTTCGGCTCGGCGCCGCTGCGCTGCTCGCCGTCGCCGCCCTCAGCCTGGCGGGATGCGGCCGGGCGGATGATGCGGGAACGACGTCACAGGAAGCCTCGACCATCGGGAACGAGCCCGCGACGGGCAAGATCACGATGTGGGCGATGGGCGCCGAGGGCGAGGCGCTTCCCGACTTCGTCAAGACGTTCGAAGAGGCGAATCCGGGTGTCGAGGTCGATGTCACCGCGATCCCGTGGGACTCCGCGTACAGCAAGTTCCAGACCGCGATCGCGAGCGGCAACACCCCCGACATCGCGATGATGGGCTCGACCTGGATGGCCGATTTCGCCGATGCCTTCCAGACCGTCCCCACCGATCTCGACACCTCGGGTTCCTTCCCGGGCGCGGTCGAGTCCAACAAGGTCGGAGATCGCGCGGCGGGCGTGCCGTGGTACGTCGACACGCGTGTGCTCTACTACCGCACCGACATGGCCGAGCAGGCCGGTTGGACGAGCGCTCCCACGACGTGGGACGAGCTCAGCCAGATGGCCGCCGACATGAAGTCCAAGGCGGGAGCGGAGTACGGCATCCGCCTGCCCGCCGGAAACGACTCCTTCCAGGGCACGCTCTGGATGCCCTGGTCCAACGGCGCCTCCCTCGAGGACGGGTCGGCATGGACACTCGACACCCCGGAGATGGTCGAGGCGTACGAGTATTACCAGAGCTTCTTCACGGACGGACTCGCGAATCCGTCGGCAGACCGTTCGTCGGGGGCGCAGGAGGCGGACTTCGTCGCCGGCCGCACCCCGATGCTCATCGACGGCCCCTTCATGATCGGCTCGCTCGAGAAGCTCGGCGGTGCGGACTTCTCCTCAAAGTTCACGACGGCCGTGCTCCCGACGAAGGAGTCCTCGACATCGTTCAGCGGCGGCTCGAACCTCGTCGTCTTCGACGACTCCGACAACGCGCACTCCGCATGGAAGCTCGCCCAGTGGCTGAGCGATCCCGAGACGCAGGCCCGCTGGTACGACCAGACCGGTGACCTTCCCGCCGTCCAGGCGGCGTGGCAGGACGACGCGCTCGCCTCGCAGCCGACGCTCGCAGCCTTCGGCACGCAGCTCGAGACCGCGAAGTCCGTCCCGGCGACGACGACCTGGGTGAAGGTGGCCGCGGCGGGAGACGCCGTGCTCGAGAAGATACGGCTGGGAACCATGAGCCCGGCAGACGCGATGAAGGAGCTTCAGAGCAAGGCCGACGCCGTGGGGCTGGGCTGA
- the phnE gene encoding phosphonate ABC transporter, permease protein PhnE, translating into MSAVDTSPARTAPAFALPERPRRPLALVVGAAVTMIVVAAFWSVDITWSRLGELPAAIVRYIWLMFSAPDWSKLPEALWQTWRSVEMAWVGTVLGVIVATPLSLMASRGFGPAWLRSALRLVFSVIRAVPEIIFAIIILSMTGLTPLTGALALAVNGVGTLGKWGYEAVEAVPQGPIEAARAAGGSTLQVLRWGAWPQATPAFLSFWLYRFEINVRSSAVLGLIGVGGIGDMLTTYTQYREWSTVGMLLIVVIAVTMTIDAISGAVRRRIMEGARVR; encoded by the coding sequence ATGAGCGCGGTCGACACCTCGCCGGCGCGCACCGCGCCCGCGTTCGCGCTGCCTGAGCGACCGCGTCGACCTCTCGCGCTCGTGGTCGGCGCCGCCGTGACGATGATCGTCGTCGCCGCCTTCTGGTCGGTCGACATCACGTGGTCGCGGCTGGGGGAGCTTCCCGCCGCGATCGTGCGCTACATCTGGCTCATGTTCTCGGCCCCGGACTGGTCGAAACTGCCCGAGGCGCTCTGGCAGACCTGGCGCAGCGTCGAGATGGCCTGGGTGGGCACCGTGCTCGGCGTGATCGTCGCGACGCCGCTGAGCCTGATGGCCTCCCGCGGTTTCGGGCCGGCGTGGCTGCGCTCCGCGCTTCGCCTCGTCTTCTCCGTCATCCGTGCGGTCCCGGAGATCATCTTCGCCATCATCATCCTGTCCATGACGGGGCTCACGCCGCTCACCGGTGCTCTCGCTCTCGCGGTCAACGGCGTCGGCACGCTCGGCAAGTGGGGATACGAGGCGGTCGAGGCGGTGCCGCAAGGGCCGATCGAGGCGGCGCGTGCCGCCGGCGGGAGCACCCTGCAGGTGCTGCGGTGGGGTGCGTGGCCGCAGGCGACCCCGGCGTTCCTGTCGTTCTGGCTCTACCGGTTCGAGATCAACGTCCGCTCGTCCGCCGTGCTGGGCCTGATCGGCGTGGGCGGAATCGGCGACATGCTGACCACCTACACCCAGTACCGTGAGTGGTCGACGGTGGGGATGCTGCTGATCGTGGTCATCGCGGTGACGATGACGATCGACGCCATCAGCGGTGCGGTCCGCCGCAGGATCATGGAGGGTGCGCGTGTCCGCTGA
- a CDS encoding ABC transporter permease gives MRTVLNVVRAVPDLLSAAVLVAMVGVGALPGILALVLFNVGIIVKLVSESIDAMDAGPIEAGRAAGGTQLQINRTLALPDTWPAFVAQTLYVFELNVRASSVLGLVGAGGLGLLIDAVRTYYRYDQLSLIILEILVLVVLLDALSAAVRRRLV, from the coding sequence GTGCGCACCGTGCTGAACGTCGTGCGCGCCGTTCCCGACCTGCTGTCGGCCGCGGTGCTCGTGGCGATGGTCGGCGTCGGTGCGCTTCCCGGCATCCTCGCGCTCGTGCTCTTCAACGTCGGGATCATCGTCAAGCTCGTCTCGGAGTCGATCGACGCGATGGATGCGGGCCCGATCGAGGCGGGCCGTGCGGCCGGCGGTACCCAGCTGCAGATCAACCGCACCCTCGCGCTGCCGGACACCTGGCCGGCGTTCGTCGCCCAGACTCTCTACGTGTTCGAGCTCAACGTGCGCGCCTCGTCGGTGCTGGGACTCGTCGGTGCCGGAGGGCTCGGCCTGCTCATCGACGCGGTGCGCACCTATTACCGCTACGACCAGCTCTCGCTCATCATCCTGGAGATCCTCGTGCTCGTCGTCCTCCTCGACGCCCTGAGCGCCGCCGTCCGCCGGAGGCTCGTATGA
- a CDS encoding carbohydrate ABC transporter permease gives MTSTTMASRRARRALTGRALTYTVLVAGLIVWVLPFVWMLLGSVKTQGEILQRPPTWLPQQITWENFAQWFGPLDIGRFFTNSIVVALLTVLGNLVFCSMVGYALAKMDFPGKRVLFAVVLITLMVPGIVTFVPLFVMVSSFGLTSSYAALILPFVTTPLGVFLMRQFMLGIPDELLEAARIDGAGELRIFARVVMPLCGPPLATLGILTFLASWNNFLWPLVAAQSEDMYTLPVAISLYATGQNATDYGLLLAGSVLVIAPIILLFVFLQRYFIQGVATTGLK, from the coding sequence ATGACCTCGACGACGATGGCCTCCCGTCGCGCCCGTCGCGCGCTCACCGGCCGTGCCCTCACCTACACCGTGCTGGTCGCGGGCCTCATCGTGTGGGTCCTGCCGTTCGTGTGGATGCTGCTCGGTTCCGTCAAGACACAGGGCGAGATCCTGCAGCGCCCGCCCACCTGGCTCCCGCAGCAGATCACCTGGGAGAACTTCGCCCAGTGGTTCGGGCCCCTCGACATCGGCCGGTTCTTCACGAACAGCATCGTCGTGGCGCTGCTGACCGTCCTCGGCAACCTCGTGTTCTGCTCCATGGTCGGCTACGCGCTGGCGAAGATGGACTTCCCCGGCAAGAGGGTGCTGTTCGCCGTCGTGCTCATCACGCTCATGGTGCCGGGCATCGTGACCTTCGTGCCGCTGTTCGTGATGGTGTCCTCCTTCGGTCTCACCAGCAGCTATGCCGCGCTGATCCTGCCGTTCGTCACGACCCCGTTGGGCGTGTTCCTCATGCGGCAGTTCATGCTCGGCATCCCCGACGAACTGCTCGAAGCCGCGCGCATCGACGGTGCGGGAGAGCTGCGCATCTTCGCCCGTGTCGTGATGCCGCTGTGCGGACCGCCGCTGGCGACGCTCGGCATCCTCACCTTCCTCGCATCGTGGAACAACTTCCTGTGGCCGCTCGTGGCCGCCCAAAGCGAGGACATGTACACCCTTCCCGTCGCCATCTCGCTCTACGCGACGGGGCAGAACGCGACCGACTACGGCCTGCTGCTCGCGGGCTCCGTGCTGGTGATCGCCCCGATCATCCTCCTGTTCGTGTTCCTGCAGCGCTACTTCATCCAGGGCGTCGCGACGACGGGGCTCAAGTGA
- a CDS encoding glycoside hydrolase family 3 protein, with the protein MSATFSTAPDGTRYRDLNGNGVMDPYEDPRLSPEERTEDLLERLSLEEKCGLMFQTVIEVGEDGELLEQPGRISKSPTTTVVRDKHMNHFNVHAIRTARQAATWNNALQSLAEKTPHGIPVTISTDPRHAFVENTGVAFSAGPFSQWPEGLGLAAIDDVDTVRAFADIARQEYVAVGIRAALHPQIDLATEPRWGRQAQTLGQDAERVAEFTAAYLQGFQGDRLGPDSVACTTKHFPGGGPQKDGEDAHFPYGREQVYPGGMFEYHLEPFREAIRRGTAGMMPYYGMPVGLERGGESIEEVGFGYNRQIVTDLLRGELGYDGVVVTDWELVNDNHVGDQVLPARAWGVETLTPVERMAKILDAGADQFGGEECVELLLELVRSGRVSEQRIDESARRLLRVKFALGLFDDPYVDVDAAERIVGNADFRAAGERAQARSLTVLLNREGAEDATLPLRPVQALYVEGFADADVAELGTTVADPASADLAIVRIKAPFDARDDLFLEAWFHQGSLDFPPGLVYRLQQIARQCPLVLVVTIDRPAILTPFVADAAAIVVDYGSSPRAVIDALTGRVRPEGRLPVELPRSMDAVRASREDVPSDTGDPLFPVRHGLRLA; encoded by the coding sequence ATGTCCGCGACCTTCTCGACCGCCCCCGACGGCACCCGCTACCGCGACCTGAACGGCAACGGCGTGATGGATCCCTACGAGGATCCGCGCCTGTCGCCCGAGGAGCGCACGGAGGACCTGCTCGAGCGGCTGAGCCTCGAGGAGAAGTGCGGACTCATGTTCCAGACGGTCATCGAGGTCGGCGAGGACGGCGAGCTCCTCGAGCAACCGGGACGCATCTCCAAATCGCCGACCACGACCGTCGTGCGCGACAAGCACATGAACCACTTCAACGTGCACGCCATCCGCACCGCGCGGCAGGCGGCCACGTGGAACAACGCCCTCCAGTCGCTCGCGGAGAAGACGCCGCACGGCATTCCCGTGACGATCAGCACCGATCCGCGCCACGCGTTCGTGGAGAACACGGGGGTGGCCTTCTCGGCCGGCCCGTTCTCGCAATGGCCGGAGGGACTGGGTCTCGCAGCCATCGACGACGTCGACACGGTGCGCGCCTTCGCCGACATCGCACGGCAGGAGTACGTGGCCGTCGGCATCCGGGCGGCGCTGCACCCGCAGATCGATCTGGCGACCGAGCCGCGGTGGGGGCGTCAGGCGCAGACGCTGGGTCAGGACGCAGAGCGCGTGGCCGAGTTCACCGCCGCCTACCTGCAGGGCTTTCAGGGCGATCGGCTGGGTCCGGACAGCGTCGCCTGCACGACCAAGCACTTCCCGGGAGGCGGCCCGCAGAAGGACGGCGAGGACGCCCACTTCCCGTATGGCCGGGAGCAGGTCTACCCGGGCGGCATGTTCGAGTACCACCTCGAGCCGTTCCGCGAGGCGATCCGGCGCGGAACGGCCGGGATGATGCCGTACTACGGGATGCCGGTGGGCCTCGAGCGCGGCGGAGAGTCGATCGAGGAGGTGGGGTTCGGCTACAACCGGCAGATCGTCACCGACCTGCTGCGCGGCGAGCTCGGCTACGACGGTGTCGTCGTGACCGACTGGGAGCTCGTGAACGACAACCACGTCGGCGACCAGGTGCTGCCGGCCCGGGCGTGGGGAGTCGAGACGCTCACCCCGGTCGAGCGGATGGCGAAGATCCTGGATGCGGGCGCCGACCAGTTCGGTGGCGAGGAGTGCGTCGAACTGCTGCTGGAGCTCGTGCGCTCGGGTCGCGTGAGCGAGCAGCGCATCGACGAGTCCGCGCGTCGCCTGCTCCGGGTCAAGTTCGCCCTCGGCCTGTTCGACGATCCGTACGTCGACGTGGACGCGGCCGAACGGATCGTGGGCAACGCGGACTTCCGCGCCGCCGGCGAGCGCGCGCAGGCCCGCTCGCTGACCGTGCTGCTGAACCGCGAGGGCGCCGAGGACGCGACGCTCCCGCTGCGGCCGGTACAGGCGCTGTACGTCGAGGGGTTCGCCGACGCGGATGTCGCCGAGCTCGGAACGACCGTCGCCGACCCCGCATCCGCCGATCTCGCGATCGTTCGGATCAAGGCGCCGTTCGATGCGCGCGACGATCTGTTCCTGGAGGCGTGGTTCCATCAGGGCTCGCTCGACTTCCCGCCGGGGCTCGTCTACCGCCTCCAGCAGATCGCGCGCCAGTGCCCGCTGGTTCTCGTGGTCACGATCGACCGCCCCGCGATCCTCACCCCGTTCGTGGCGGATGCGGCGGCCATCGTCGTCGACTACGGCAGCTCTCCCCGCGCGGTGATCGACGCGCTGACCGGGCGGGTGCGGCCCGAGGGACGGCTGCCGGTCGAGCTGCCGCGCTCGATGGACGCCGTGCGGGCGTCGAGGGAGGATGTACCGTCGGATACCGGGGATCCGCTGTTCCCGGTGCGTCACGGGCTGCGACTCGCCTAG